Proteins from a single region of Amblyomma americanum isolate KBUSLIRL-KWMA chromosome 10, ASM5285725v1, whole genome shotgun sequence:
- the LOC144107782 gene encoding uncharacterized protein LOC144107782 isoform X1, with protein MASINLEATRDLLLLYQTLTDAEEQCDNLCEDRTMLKFLVYVLEETTDEIALLSLKVLAALCADDCRCNLVAQTFGLAPSLELLSSGEHEFAVKESALRLKMRLLEAKVALLTKQQEDAANLRLFSDSLSSRQGGEATKATPPRPKCPSLLGQHNSTAKVVSLHIEGLYTQSDKERCEEILLNMRGVISFTFDMERRRCVVRIKSDLSPRMLIQAIKSTGTMSAMQVANSAAPRLPSKSMGTPSSEAILREDECETAASHEAKKEENLPAYLPEAASPIREDAVVRHKMSRSSSAAGWLGAAATFITKSLYW; from the exons AT GGCTTCCATCAACTTGGAGGCCACGAGAGACTTGCTGCTGCTTTATCAGACGCTCACAGATGCAGAGGAGCAGTGCGACAATTTGTGCGAG GACCGGACGATGCTGAAATTTCTAGTCTACGTTCTCGAGGAGACCACGGATGAGATTGCGCTGCTTTCGCTCAAG GTTCTTGCTGCGCTGTGTGCAGATGACTGCAGATGCAACCTGGTGGCGCAGACCTTTGGCCTCGCACCTTCTCTTGAGCTACTCAGCTCTGG AGAGCATGAGTTTGCGGTCAAGGAATCGGCGCTGCGGCTCAAGATGCGGCTGCTCGAGGCCAAGGTGGCACTGCTTACCAAGCAACAGGAAGACGCAGCGAACCTGCGGCTGTTCTCCGATTCCCTCAGTTCTCG GCAGGGTGGTGAAGCAACAAAAGCGACTCCACCGCGGCCAAAGTGCCCGTCACTACTTGGACAGCACAACTCAACAGCCAAGGTGGTTTCGCTGCACATAGAGGGCCTTTATACACAG AGTGACAAAGAGCGGTGCGAAGAGATACTGCTCAACATGCGAGGCGTCATCAGCTTCACTTTCGACATGGAGAGGCGGCGTTGTGTCGTCCGTATCAAGTCAGACCTGTCACCACgg ATGCTGATACAGGCCATCAAGTCCACAGGAACAATGTCTGCAATGCAGGTGGCCAATAGCGCAGCTCCAAGACTGCCAAGCAAAAGCATGGGCACG CCTTCAAGTGAGGCCATTTTACGAGAGGACGAGTGTGAGACGGCAGCCAGTCACGAAgctaaaaaggaagaaaaccttCCAGCCTATCTTCCCGAGGCAGCGAGTCCAATCCGAGAGGATGCAGTCGTCCGGCACAAGATGTCCAGGAGTTCTTCAGCTGCTGGCTGGCTTGGAGCAGCTGCCACATTCATCACCAAGTCACTGTACTGGTGA
- the LOC144107782 gene encoding armadillo repeat-containing protein 1-like isoform X2 — protein MLKFLVYVLEETTDEIALLSLKVLAALCADDCRCNLVAQTFGLAPSLELLSSGEHEFAVKESALRLKMRLLEAKVALLTKQQEDAANLRLFSDSLSSRQGGEATKATPPRPKCPSLLGQHNSTAKVVSLHIEGLYTQSDKERCEEILLNMRGVISFTFDMERRRCVVRIKSDLSPRMLIQAIKSTGTMSAMQVANSAAPRLPSKSMGTPSSEAILREDECETAASHEAKKEENLPAYLPEAASPIREDAVVRHKMSRSSSAAGWLGAAATFITKSLYW, from the exons ATGCTGAAATTTCTAGTCTACGTTCTCGAGGAGACCACGGATGAGATTGCGCTGCTTTCGCTCAAG GTTCTTGCTGCGCTGTGTGCAGATGACTGCAGATGCAACCTGGTGGCGCAGACCTTTGGCCTCGCACCTTCTCTTGAGCTACTCAGCTCTGG AGAGCATGAGTTTGCGGTCAAGGAATCGGCGCTGCGGCTCAAGATGCGGCTGCTCGAGGCCAAGGTGGCACTGCTTACCAAGCAACAGGAAGACGCAGCGAACCTGCGGCTGTTCTCCGATTCCCTCAGTTCTCG GCAGGGTGGTGAAGCAACAAAAGCGACTCCACCGCGGCCAAAGTGCCCGTCACTACTTGGACAGCACAACTCAACAGCCAAGGTGGTTTCGCTGCACATAGAGGGCCTTTATACACAG AGTGACAAAGAGCGGTGCGAAGAGATACTGCTCAACATGCGAGGCGTCATCAGCTTCACTTTCGACATGGAGAGGCGGCGTTGTGTCGTCCGTATCAAGTCAGACCTGTCACCACgg ATGCTGATACAGGCCATCAAGTCCACAGGAACAATGTCTGCAATGCAGGTGGCCAATAGCGCAGCTCCAAGACTGCCAAGCAAAAGCATGGGCACG CCTTCAAGTGAGGCCATTTTACGAGAGGACGAGTGTGAGACGGCAGCCAGTCACGAAgctaaaaaggaagaaaaccttCCAGCCTATCTTCCCGAGGCAGCGAGTCCAATCCGAGAGGATGCAGTCGTCCGGCACAAGATGTCCAGGAGTTCTTCAGCTGCTGGCTGGCTTGGAGCAGCTGCCACATTCATCACCAAGTCACTGTACTGGTGA